One segment of Thermococcus profundus DNA contains the following:
- the priL gene encoding DNA primase large subunit PriL — MLDPFGRKARETISEFGGIEDFLLKIPEYIDIEEALQRVSWKDEPPEDVLNMEDWKDLMTFYALLGALSISPYGFEMELVRDRNVEIYLRRIRDSQSLEELSLNVKRVDEKEIPERDRLILEKLGHMELGDEEREKLRIAYKMWLRHFLPLWDGNLKGIYIKNSWAYLRRDDVLSLWRKAFERNIERAVNLLYDLRDDLPGFYSELHERLSELAREQFKERIEAIGSVGAEPLRFDLFPPCVRRALSGVGSGLRNYAITVLLTSFLSYARICPNPPRRNVRIKDCVKDLSVIEREILPLIIEAGNRCSPPLFEDQPNEIKNIWYHLGFGFTEKPSIEDSGNTTWYFPPNCDKIRANAPELCRPDRFCRGIKNPLTYYLKRLYIERRKGEGKKEGKGEENE; from the coding sequence ATGCTCGACCCGTTCGGCAGGAAGGCCCGGGAAACAATAAGCGAGTTCGGTGGAATCGAGGACTTCCTCCTTAAAATCCCCGAGTACATTGATATTGAGGAAGCCCTCCAGAGGGTCAGCTGGAAAGATGAACCCCCGGAAGACGTCTTAAATATGGAGGACTGGAAAGACCTCATGACGTTCTATGCCCTCCTTGGAGCACTCTCGATTTCCCCCTACGGATTTGAGATGGAGCTGGTAAGGGACAGAAACGTCGAGATCTACCTAAGACGGATCAGGGATAGCCAGAGCCTCGAGGAGCTCTCCCTCAACGTAAAGCGGGTGGATGAAAAGGAGATCCCTGAGAGGGACAGACTGATCCTGGAAAAGCTCGGGCACATGGAACTGGGGGATGAGGAGAGGGAGAAGTTAAGGATAGCGTACAAGATGTGGCTCAGACACTTTCTCCCCCTCTGGGACGGCAACTTGAAGGGGATCTACATAAAGAACAGCTGGGCGTACCTGCGGAGAGACGACGTCCTGAGCCTCTGGAGAAAGGCTTTCGAGAGGAACATCGAGAGGGCCGTGAACCTCCTCTACGACCTGAGGGACGATTTACCGGGTTTCTACTCGGAGCTCCACGAACGGCTGAGCGAACTGGCGAGGGAGCAGTTCAAGGAGAGGATAGAGGCGATTGGGTCCGTGGGTGCCGAGCCGCTCCGCTTTGACCTGTTCCCTCCCTGTGTTAGAAGGGCCCTGTCCGGCGTTGGAAGCGGGCTGAGAAACTACGCGATAACCGTGCTCTTAACGAGCTTCCTGAGCTACGCTAGGATCTGTCCAAACCCACCGAGAAGAAACGTTAGGATAAAGGATTGCGTGAAGGATCTAAGCGTCATCGAGAGGGAGATTCTTCCGCTAATAATAGAGGCCGGGAACCGCTGCTCACCGCCTCTGTTCGAAGACCAGCCGAACGAGATAAAGAACATCTGGTACCACCTAGGCTTCGGCTTCACTGAAAAGCCGAGCATAGAGGACAGCGGGAACACTACATGGTACTTCCCCCCGAACTGCGATAAGATACGGGCCAACGCACCGGAGCTTTGCAGGCCAGATCGGTTCTGCAGGGGGATAAAGAACCCGCTGACGTACTACCTCAAGAGGCTCTATATCGAGCGCAGGAAAGGCGAGGGAAAGAAAGAAGGAAAAGGTGAGGAAAATGAGTGA
- the priS gene encoding DNA primase catalytic subunit PriS has product MSELFREARPEERREYYRREWSAKRLPDFILETLENREFGFDHTGEGPSDRKNEFHDIRDLEDYVKATAPYAIFSSVALYENPREMSGWLGAELVFDIDAKDLPLRRCQGEHPSGQVCPICLEDAKELARDTLIVLKEDFGFEDVHVVYSGRGYHIRVLDDWALDLDAKAREKILSYVSAAEEVTFDDLRERKVMLSSGYFRVFRLRFGYFIKRASPNHLLNIGLKKGQAERIIEKKEEIYEGFVRNALLTAFPQGVGYKTLIKLFALSSTFSKAYFDGKVTIDVKRILRVPSSLHSKVGLVTTYIGPDERKLKRFNPFEDAVPEFRHREVKEAYQLWLEEHGDET; this is encoded by the coding sequence ATGAGTGAACTCTTCAGGGAGGCGAGGCCAGAGGAACGGCGGGAGTACTACCGGAGGGAATGGAGCGCCAAAAGGCTCCCGGATTTCATCCTCGAAACCCTTGAGAACAGGGAGTTTGGCTTTGACCACACCGGTGAGGGACCGAGCGACAGGAAGAACGAGTTCCACGACATCAGAGATCTTGAGGACTACGTAAAGGCCACCGCCCCCTACGCCATCTTCTCAAGCGTCGCCCTCTACGAGAACCCCCGGGAGATGAGCGGATGGCTGGGAGCCGAGCTGGTCTTCGACATAGACGCAAAGGACCTGCCCCTGAGGCGCTGTCAGGGAGAACATCCCAGCGGGCAGGTGTGCCCCATCTGCCTTGAGGACGCGAAGGAGCTCGCGCGCGATACCCTGATCGTTTTAAAGGAGGACTTCGGCTTTGAAGACGTCCATGTGGTATATTCGGGAAGGGGGTATCACATCAGGGTTCTAGACGACTGGGCCCTCGACCTGGACGCAAAGGCGAGGGAAAAAATCCTCTCCTACGTAAGCGCCGCTGAGGAGGTAACATTCGACGACCTCAGGGAGAGAAAGGTGATGCTCTCATCCGGCTACTTCCGGGTTTTCAGACTCCGCTTTGGGTACTTCATAAAGAGGGCAAGCCCCAACCACCTCCTCAACATCGGCCTCAAAAAGGGTCAGGCCGAGAGGATAATCGAAAAAAAGGAGGAGATATACGAGGGCTTCGTCAGAAACGCCCTCCTCACAGCTTTTCCCCAGGGCGTAGGATATAAAACACTGATCAAGCTGTTTGCCCTCTCCAGTACTTTCTCGAAGGCGTACTTCGACGGCAAAGTTACGATAGACGTGAAGAGGATCCTTAGGGTTCCATCGAGCCTCCATTCCAAAGTTGGACTGGTGACCACGTACATAGGTCCGGACGAGCGGAAACTGAAGCGCTTCAACCCGTTTGAGGACGCGGTTCCAGAGTTCAGGCACAGGGAAGTGAAGGAAGCCTACCAGCTGTGGCTAGAAGAGCACGGGGATGAAACATGA
- a CDS encoding DMT family transporter: protein MNGRAKIAVSMLIWGSVGIFGRFSGLSGLGVAFARVSLGALVLVGIIEILERNKLPDLLTLFRRRWKSLLALGAALGLNWAFLFTAFNYTTIANAVLVYYTAPVIATLISWRFLGEEMNAKRWGLIGLAFLGLVLIMSGQEVNLGNRDFTGIVLALIAAFFYALIPNFGRSLRDVDGKVLTLLQLAIASIVLAPFVAVQNTGNPVWWAILVLVLVHTVLALFLYMDGLKEVEVNEAALLSYLDPMSAVVYAFLVFGEVPGIRTVLGGGLILLASALDVVNRARGP, encoded by the coding sequence ATGAACGGTCGAGCTAAAATAGCGGTTTCCATGCTCATATGGGGTAGTGTAGGAATTTTTGGAAGATTTTCAGGCCTGTCAGGTCTGGGAGTGGCCTTCGCAAGAGTTTCCCTTGGAGCCCTCGTCCTCGTCGGGATAATAGAAATCTTAGAGAGAAACAAACTCCCTGATCTCCTCACACTCTTCAGAAGGCGGTGGAAATCCCTCCTGGCCCTTGGAGCGGCTTTAGGCCTTAACTGGGCGTTTCTCTTCACAGCCTTCAACTACACGACCATAGCTAATGCCGTCCTCGTGTATTACACGGCCCCAGTTATAGCGACACTAATTTCGTGGCGCTTCCTTGGTGAGGAGATGAACGCGAAGAGGTGGGGGCTGATCGGCCTAGCCTTCCTCGGGCTGGTACTCATAATGAGCGGCCAGGAGGTAAATCTGGGCAATAGGGACTTTACCGGAATAGTTCTGGCTCTCATCGCGGCCTTCTTCTACGCCCTCATTCCGAACTTCGGCAGATCCCTAAGGGACGTCGATGGGAAGGTTTTAACCCTCCTCCAGCTGGCTATAGCTTCCATCGTCCTCGCACCGTTCGTGGCCGTTCAGAATACGGGAAATCCAGTCTGGTGGGCGATTCTCGTCCTCGTGCTGGTTCACACGGTCCTGGCGTTGTTCCTCTACATGGACGGGCTAAAAGAGGTTGAGGTGAACGAGGCAGCTTTGCTGAGCTACCTAGACCCAATGAGCGCCGTCGTCTATGCTTTTTTAGTCTTTGGCGAGGTTCCGGGGATTAGAACCGTCTTGGGCGGGGGACTCATACTTCTCGCTTCTGCGCTCGATGTTGTGAATAGGGCGAGGGGGCCGTAG
- a CDS encoding COG1361 family protein, protein MKKAVILSVIIVSVLLIPHVSSASQSPGLKTSDVLILLPGEETSDTISALNLAGLNFTAVVYTGYSTGGLPVGSLNFTPAYTIFKDWKAGEVQEIPFNVSLSPEVSPGIYTLILNFRAMAEDGSIHTLSLEVPVRVSLNPVVLKSVELRVLERPKSGLNPFNGETLLVIAHVKNIGRHPEGVLVSLNLTSLESGAAVFQNSTNLVMPPGPGDVEFRVPFGWDWPSGKYNLSLTVESLRGSEGFWKVIGLSTGIDYMNVSIAHDSVIKGKPLKGYATIISERSIDLNLSVSALKEGSEIWSYKNPLLIKPGTNVFELNLPTNVSGEITLKASISYGRRVLASSTAEYTVLEYPYFEKISASPRGDTLQVNVSIVNPNSLPFDLRLYYNMSGGNAILYSDSESIVVDPGEEEKEFEFKVPRNTTVSYTFLLLGEDGTEFDRRSGSLFVPPAAQPSPSSSPVNTSGEAVEGGGGGNDEKAVLVAGLIFIIAVILAGLFLGSRGEEGYVSPWERARKPRTKPKPKRRSPLGRFKRPKLPKFIENRELPRKFRRRPVAKTRKKKK, encoded by the coding sequence ATGAAGAAGGCTGTAATTCTTTCCGTAATCATCGTTTCGGTTCTTCTCATTCCCCACGTCTCTTCTGCTTCCCAGTCCCCGGGACTTAAAACCAGTGACGTCCTCATATTGCTTCCTGGGGAGGAAACGTCGGACACCATAAGTGCGCTGAACCTCGCAGGTTTAAACTTCACCGCGGTGGTTTACACCGGCTACTCGACAGGGGGGCTTCCGGTGGGATCCCTGAACTTCACGCCCGCTTACACGATCTTCAAGGACTGGAAGGCCGGGGAGGTCCAGGAGATACCGTTCAACGTTTCCCTCTCTCCCGAGGTTTCTCCCGGGATCTACACACTGATTCTGAACTTCAGGGCCATGGCTGAGGATGGGTCTATCCACACCCTGTCCCTTGAGGTTCCCGTGAGGGTGAGCCTCAACCCTGTGGTTCTCAAGTCCGTTGAACTTCGCGTTCTTGAGAGGCCGAAGTCGGGGCTCAATCCATTCAACGGGGAGACCCTTTTGGTCATCGCCCATGTGAAGAACATAGGAAGACACCCGGAAGGCGTCTTGGTTTCATTAAACCTCACCTCACTTGAGAGTGGTGCAGCTGTCTTCCAAAACTCCACGAACCTTGTTATGCCCCCGGGACCAGGGGATGTGGAGTTCAGGGTGCCCTTTGGATGGGACTGGCCTTCTGGGAAATACAACCTCAGCCTCACGGTAGAATCCCTAAGGGGCTCCGAGGGCTTTTGGAAGGTTATAGGCCTCTCCACTGGGATTGACTACATGAACGTCTCCATTGCCCACGACTCCGTTATCAAGGGGAAGCCCCTCAAAGGATATGCCACCATAATCTCTGAGAGGAGCATTGATCTCAATCTCTCCGTCTCGGCTCTGAAAGAGGGCTCCGAAATCTGGAGCTACAAAAACCCCCTGCTTATTAAGCCGGGCACCAACGTTTTTGAGCTGAACCTTCCAACGAACGTTTCCGGTGAGATCACCCTGAAGGCTAGCATCTCCTACGGCCGAAGGGTCCTCGCTAGCTCCACAGCAGAGTACACCGTTCTTGAGTACCCGTACTTTGAGAAGATCTCTGCCTCACCCAGGGGGGACACGCTCCAGGTGAACGTCTCGATAGTGAATCCAAATTCCCTGCCCTTCGACCTCCGCCTCTACTACAACATGAGCGGGGGGAACGCCATTTTGTACTCTGACTCTGAATCTATTGTTGTTGATCCGGGCGAAGAAGAGAAAGAATTCGAGTTCAAAGTTCCCAGGAATACCACAGTAAGCTATACCTTCCTCCTGCTCGGTGAGGATGGAACTGAGTTCGACAGGCGTTCGGGTTCTCTGTTTGTACCTCCCGCCGCACAGCCATCGCCTTCGTCTTCTCCCGTGAATACTAGCGGGGAAGCGGTTGAAGGAGGAGGGGGTGGGAATGACGAAAAGGCTGTCCTTGTAGCAGGTCTGATCTTTATCATCGCTGTTATACTGGCTGGCCTCTTCCTCGGTTCCCGTGGAGAGGAGGGCTATGTAAGCCCGTGGGAGCGGGCTAGAAAGCCCAGAACGAAGCCGAAGCCCAAACGCCGCTCTCCACTCGGCAGGTTCAAGAGGCCAAAGCTCCCGAAGTTCATTGAGAACCGCGAGCTCCCAAGGAAGTTCAGGAGAAGGCCCGTTGCAAAGACGAGGAAGAAAAAGAAGTGA
- a CDS encoding DUF61 family protein, giving the protein MPTAEDVLKREIFRINLHLPRERVSLSELLGMDDPSVLLRDGSRHYFKRSELQYLASLLDPGEADRLRLPIVLEISTVDRGYFRVRGRLAVKVVDKIFEQFDPLNEREEGRYPRYLLPRIRRILPTATTYAFISE; this is encoded by the coding sequence ATGCCGACCGCTGAGGATGTATTGAAGAGGGAGATCTTCAGGATAAACCTCCACCTCCCGAGGGAGAGGGTCAGCCTTTCTGAGCTTCTGGGTATGGACGATCCGAGTGTCTTGCTGAGGGACGGTAGCAGGCACTATTTTAAAAGGTCGGAGCTCCAATATCTTGCTTCGCTTCTCGATCCAGGGGAGGCGGACAGGCTGAGGTTACCCATAGTTCTGGAGATAAGCACTGTTGACAGGGGGTACTTTAGGGTTCGGGGCAGGCTCGCGGTCAAGGTTGTGGACAAAATTTTTGAGCAGTTCGACCCCCTTAACGAGAGGGAAGAGGGGAGGTACCCCCGATACCTCCTTCCAAGGATACGGAGGATCCTCCCCACTGCCACAACTTACGCTTTCATATCGGAGTGA
- the glnA gene encoding type I glutamate--ammonia ligase, whose product MNDIKTVGTSLNGSSEKPRFLQLVFVDINGASKGMEIPMERYEEAINEGIAFDGSSIPGFQGIEDSDLVFKADPSTYAEVPWEGIGRVYGYVYKGGKPYGADPRGVLREVLEDLEKRGFKAYIGPEPEFYLFKKNGTWKFDIPDGGGYFDLVTLDKARNVRREIALYMPSFGLIPEVLHHEVGRSQHEIDFRYDEALRTADNVVSFKYIVKAVAEMNGLHATFMPKPIHDFPGNGMHLHISLWGEGENVFIGEEGLSETALHFVGGILKHAKALAAVTNPTVNSYKRLVPGYEAPVYVSWGYRNRSTLIRVPTFWGNAARIEYRCPDPSANPYLAFAAVLTAGLDGIRKKIEPSAYVEENVYEMGEAERTELGIETLPSNLGEALEELKRDRVIRDALSGIYRNFIEYKEREWENYVEFLSSRELPLETKEVTEWELERYFYI is encoded by the coding sequence ATGAACGACATTAAAACAGTCGGGACTTCCCTCAACGGAAGCAGCGAGAAGCCCAGGTTCCTGCAGCTGGTTTTTGTCGATATCAACGGTGCCTCAAAGGGCATGGAGATCCCAATGGAGAGGTACGAGGAGGCCATAAACGAAGGGATAGCATTCGACGGCTCCTCCATACCCGGGTTCCAGGGAATAGAGGACAGCGACCTCGTGTTTAAGGCAGACCCCTCAACCTATGCAGAAGTGCCGTGGGAGGGAATAGGGAGGGTTTACGGCTACGTATACAAAGGCGGAAAACCCTACGGGGCGGATCCCAGGGGAGTCCTCAGGGAGGTGTTAGAGGATCTCGAGAAGAGGGGGTTCAAAGCATACATCGGTCCAGAACCAGAGTTCTATCTCTTCAAGAAGAACGGCACCTGGAAGTTCGATATTCCTGACGGCGGCGGTTACTTCGACCTCGTAACCCTCGACAAAGCTAGGAACGTCAGAAGGGAGATAGCGCTCTACATGCCTTCCTTCGGCCTGATTCCAGAGGTTCTCCACCATGAAGTAGGAAGGAGTCAGCACGAGATAGACTTCCGATACGATGAGGCCCTGAGAACGGCGGACAACGTAGTGAGCTTTAAGTACATTGTTAAGGCAGTGGCGGAGATGAACGGTCTCCACGCCACGTTCATGCCCAAACCTATCCACGACTTCCCCGGCAATGGAATGCACCTTCACATAAGCCTGTGGGGGGAAGGGGAAAACGTTTTCATCGGCGAAGAAGGGCTCAGCGAGACGGCCCTCCACTTCGTAGGGGGAATCCTTAAGCATGCGAAGGCCCTTGCCGCGGTCACGAACCCAACGGTCAACAGCTACAAGCGTCTGGTTCCCGGCTATGAAGCCCCGGTCTACGTGAGCTGGGGATATCGGAACAGGAGTACTTTGATCCGCGTTCCAACGTTCTGGGGCAATGCTGCCAGGATAGAATACCGCTGTCCGGACCCCAGTGCAAACCCGTACCTGGCATTTGCGGCGGTTCTCACCGCGGGACTCGACGGGATAAGGAAAAAGATCGAACCGTCGGCTTACGTTGAGGAGAACGTTTATGAAATGGGCGAAGCGGAGAGGACCGAGCTCGGTATAGAGACCCTCCCTTCGAATCTCGGAGAGGCCCTCGAAGAATTGAAGAGGGACAGAGTCATCAGGGATGCCCTCAGCGGGATATACAGGAACTTCATTGAGTACAAGGAGAGGGAATGGGAGAACTACGTCGAGTTCCTCAGCTCTCGGGAACTGCCACTGGAGACGAAGGAAGTAACCGAGTGGGAGCTGGAGAGGTATTTCTACATTTGA
- a CDS encoding EamA family transporter → MRRGYLFVFLAASMWGTLGIFAKYLNGFGLSTFTMVFYRVLFAIILLAAYLSVRGIGFSIDRSRLKFYALYGFFSIFLFYTLYFYTVTISSVSFAVLLLYTAPVYSIILGRLIFGEELTSEKLFALLLVMVGVVLVNGAGNGFSTRALIFGLLTGFTYALYGVLAKFAVRKEEPEKALFYTLLFGLFFLVPFTDFKVPFGAVPYLFALALFPTFFGYILYNHALKEVEVSRASIIATIEPVVAILLAFLLFGERLTPKQLVGAAMIIGGSILVHIGGKEEPEGAVLEEAH, encoded by the coding sequence ATGAGGCGCGGTTACCTCTTCGTTTTTCTGGCCGCGAGCATGTGGGGGACCCTCGGCATATTCGCCAAGTACCTCAACGGCTTTGGACTGAGTACCTTCACGATGGTCTTCTACAGGGTTCTGTTTGCCATAATCCTTCTGGCGGCGTATCTCAGCGTTAGGGGCATCGGCTTTTCAATTGACCGCTCCAGGCTCAAGTTCTACGCCCTCTACGGCTTCTTCAGCATATTCCTCTTCTATACCCTCTACTTCTACACGGTCACGATATCCTCCGTTTCCTTTGCTGTTCTCCTCCTCTACACCGCGCCGGTGTACTCTATAATCCTGGGGAGATTGATATTTGGAGAGGAACTCACTTCAGAGAAGCTTTTTGCCCTCCTCCTCGTGATGGTTGGAGTTGTGCTCGTCAACGGCGCTGGAAACGGTTTCTCTACCAGAGCCCTTATCTTCGGCCTCCTCACCGGATTCACCTATGCCCTATACGGGGTGCTGGCCAAGTTCGCGGTGAGGAAGGAAGAACCTGAGAAAGCGCTGTTCTACACCCTTCTGTTCGGCCTGTTTTTCCTGGTGCCCTTCACCGACTTCAAGGTTCCCTTTGGTGCAGTTCCTTACTTGTTTGCACTGGCCCTGTTTCCGACGTTCTTTGGATACATTCTCTACAACCACGCCCTCAAAGAGGTTGAGGTTAGCAGGGCGAGTATAATAGCAACAATAGAGCCTGTCGTGGCAATACTCCTGGCTTTTCTCCTCTTTGGGGAGAGGCTGACACCAAAACAGCTCGTCGGTGCCGCCATGATAATCGGGGGCTCCATCCTCGTCCACATAGGCGGGAAAGAAGAGCCGGAAGGGGCCGTCCTTGAGGAGGCCCATTAG
- a CDS encoding ABC transporter ATP-binding protein gives MAEPVLKVENLKKYFPIKRTFMDTLKGAPQRYVKAVDGINFEIEKQQVFALVGESGCGKSTTGKLIVKLLEPTDGRIYLEGQDVTDIRSKEDVLAYRRKVQIIFQDPFSSMNPRFRIFDILEEPLLIHGIGETRAEREELIYKALEMVKITPPEDYVGRFPHMLSGGQRQRVAIARALILNPTFIVADEPVSMLDVSIRAEVLELMKELKEKMGVTYLYITHDMSTARYFADWMAVMYLGRIVEMGPAKRVIDNPLHPYTRALLAAVPEPKPERRNVIKELPIKGEVPSAANVPPGCRFHPRCIYAQKGLCDVEHPKLIEYEHNHFAECHLVGKF, from the coding sequence ATGGCCGAGCCGGTACTTAAAGTTGAGAACCTTAAGAAGTACTTCCCCATTAAGAGGACGTTCATGGACACTCTCAAGGGTGCTCCGCAGAGGTACGTCAAGGCCGTCGATGGCATAAACTTTGAGATTGAGAAACAGCAGGTCTTTGCCCTCGTGGGTGAGAGCGGCTGTGGTAAGTCCACAACTGGAAAGCTAATAGTCAAGCTCCTGGAGCCGACAGACGGCAGGATATACCTCGAGGGGCAGGACGTCACCGACATAAGGTCCAAGGAGGACGTCCTGGCCTACAGGAGGAAGGTCCAGATAATATTCCAGGATCCATTCAGTTCAATGAACCCGAGGTTCAGGATATTCGACATCCTCGAGGAGCCGCTCCTCATACACGGCATCGGTGAGACCAGGGCGGAGCGCGAGGAGCTCATCTACAAGGCCCTTGAGATGGTCAAGATAACGCCGCCAGAGGACTACGTCGGAAGGTTCCCGCACATGCTCTCAGGTGGTCAGAGGCAGCGTGTTGCCATCGCCCGTGCGCTGATCCTCAATCCTACGTTCATCGTCGCCGACGAGCCGGTTTCGATGCTCGACGTGTCGATCCGTGCAGAGGTTCTCGAGCTCATGAAGGAGCTCAAGGAGAAGATGGGCGTCACCTACCTCTACATCACCCACGACATGTCCACGGCAAGGTACTTCGCGGACTGGATGGCTGTCATGTACCTCGGAAGGATCGTTGAGATGGGACCGGCAAAGCGCGTCATTGACAACCCGCTCCACCCGTACACCAGGGCCCTGCTCGCTGCAGTTCCAGAGCCGAAGCCCGAGAGGAGGAACGTCATCAAGGAGCTTCCGATCAAGGGTGAGGTTCCTAGCGCCGCCAACGTGCCGCCCGGATGCCGCTTCCACCCGAGGTGCATCTACGCCCAGAAGGGTCTCTGCGACGTGGAGCACCCCAAGCTGATAGAATACGAGCACAACCACTTCGCGGAGTGCCACCTGGTCGGCAAGTTCTGA
- a CDS encoding ABC transporter ATP-binding protein has translation MARNVLEVRNLKMYYFTSKGVVRAVDDLTFNLKKGEVLGLAGESGCGKSSLGFTLLGMPTPPGKIVDGSIKIDGREIVGLPEDVLRREIRWQKIAMIFQGAMNALNPVYTVGYQMIEPLLLHTDMSKDEAIDRAQKYLELVGLDPDIVYRYPHELSGGMKQRVVIASALLLEPDVVIADEPTTALDVVVQAQIINLLKKLKKDLGLSMIFITHDLSILAEISDRVAIMYAGKIVEIGDSEKIYYEPAHPYTQKLLASIPRLHEDVDKLEFIPGQPPNLIHPPSGCRFHPRCPYAMDVCREQIPELKEIDKDHYAACWLL, from the coding sequence ATGGCAAGGAACGTCCTTGAAGTTAGGAACCTCAAAATGTATTACTTCACGAGTAAGGGTGTCGTTAGGGCCGTTGACGACCTGACCTTCAACCTCAAGAAGGGTGAGGTCCTTGGACTTGCCGGCGAGAGCGGATGCGGCAAGTCCTCCCTCGGCTTCACCCTTTTGGGCATGCCGACCCCTCCGGGAAAGATAGTCGACGGCAGCATTAAGATCGATGGAAGGGAGATAGTTGGCCTCCCCGAGGACGTACTGAGAAGGGAGATACGCTGGCAGAAGATAGCCATGATCTTCCAGGGTGCCATGAACGCCCTTAACCCAGTTTACACAGTTGGCTATCAGATGATAGAGCCGCTGTTGCTCCACACCGACATGAGCAAGGACGAGGCTATCGACAGGGCTCAGAAGTACCTCGAGCTCGTCGGTCTCGATCCGGACATCGTCTACCGCTATCCCCACGAGCTCTCGGGTGGTATGAAGCAGCGTGTCGTCATAGCTTCGGCGCTCCTTCTTGAGCCGGACGTCGTTATAGCGGATGAGCCAACCACTGCCCTCGACGTCGTCGTTCAGGCTCAGATCATAAACCTCCTGAAGAAGCTCAAGAAGGATCTGGGCCTCTCGATGATCTTCATCACCCACGACCTCAGCATCCTCGCCGAGATCAGCGACCGCGTTGCCATCATGTACGCCGGAAAGATAGTCGAGATTGGCGACAGTGAGAAGATCTACTACGAGCCGGCCCACCCGTACACCCAGAAGCTCCTGGCTTCCATTCCGAGGCTTCACGAAGACGTTGACAAACTCGAGTTCATCCCCGGACAGCCGCCCAACCTCATCCACCCGCCGAGCGGATGCCGCTTCCACCCGAGGTGCCCCTACGCCATGGACGTCTGCAGGGAGCAGATCCCCGAGCTGAAGGAGATTGATAAGGACCACTACGCCGCATGCTGGTTGCTGTGA